In Papaver somniferum cultivar HN1 chromosome 1, ASM357369v1, whole genome shotgun sequence, a genomic segment contains:
- the LOC113351890 gene encoding uncharacterized protein LOC113351890 yields MWFLHADFMRMIRDSWNAPLVRSPAFIFPQNLKRLKVEMKLWNQMVFGNVHVKLKQAQLRLEGAIRVTDEDPFNVEKQNHMKDAQVEVNDIRMHLVTMLKQKSRNKWLMEGASNTNFFHNSIRMRTSSNTISELVNDTGITITDCDQICDMVVNYYQAKFNGNDSILENPLFDIEHDRISVEESNFMDQLPYVEEIHEAVFDLGADSAPGPDGFAATRLGSVLGNLVSEEQVAFMKGRNIHENISLASEMVNELHIKRKEGNVGLKLDITQAFDTVS; encoded by the exons ATGTGGTTTCTTCACGCTGATTTTATGAGAATGATTCGAGATAGTTGGAATGCTCCTTTAGTTAGGTCTCCGGCTTTTATTTTTCCTCAAAATTTGAAGCGGCTCAAGGTTGAGATGAAGTTATGGAATCAGATGGTTTTTGGTAATGTTCATGTTAAGCTTAAACAAGCGCAACTTAGGCTTGAGGGAGCTATTCGGGTGACTGATGAAGATCCTTTCAATGTTGAGAAACAAAATCATATGAAGGATGCGCAAGTTGAGGTGAATGATATTCGCATGCATTTGGTGACAATGTTGAAGCAGAAATCTAGGaataaatggttgatggaggggGCTAGTAATACCAACTTCTTCCATAATAGCATTCGTATGAGAACGAGTTCTAATACTATTTCAGAGTTGGTTAATGATACGGGTATTACGATTACTGATTGTGATCAAATTTGTGACATGGTTGTTAATTATTATCAAGCTAAGTTTAATGGAAATGATTCAATTTTGGAGAATCCTCTTTTTGATATTGAACATGACCGTATTTCTGTTGAGGAGAGTAATTTTATGGATCAGTTGCCTTATGTGGAGGAGATTCATGAGGCCGTTTTTGACTTGGGAGCGGATAGTGCTCCAGGTCCGGATGGTTTTGCTG CTACTCGTTTGGGGAGTGTCCTGGGTAACTTGGTTTCGGAGGAGCAAGTGGCTTTTATGAAGGGTAgaaatatccatgagaacataagTTTAGCTTCAGAAATGGTGAATGAACTTCATATTAAACGTAAGGAGGGTAATGTGGGGTTGAaacttgatattactcaagcttttgacacg GTCAGCTAG